A portion of the Corynebacterium rouxii genome contains these proteins:
- the ppk2 gene encoding polyphosphate kinase 2 codes for MSKHGKKAAESTKSSRPAKLDKQAYEAELKRLQAELVDMQQWVVETGARVVIIMEGRDAAGKGSAIKRITQYLNPRTCRIEALPAPNSREQGQWYFQRYVEKLPTAGEIVIFDRSWYNRAGVERVMGFCTSQEYRRFLHQAPIFERLLVEDGIMLRKYWFSVSDEEQIARFKSRRNDPLRRWKLSPMDLQSITRWEDYSRAKDEMFVHTDIPSAPWYTVESEDKKRSRINVISHLLSTIPYEKIDRPLPDIPERPAQDKDYERPPRSDFRYVPDVAAAFEKDAGSGKKKKASKSKKNKSNSLHS; via the coding sequence ATGAGTAAACATGGGAAGAAAGCCGCAGAATCGACAAAGAGCTCACGTCCAGCCAAGCTCGACAAGCAAGCCTATGAAGCAGAGCTAAAGCGCTTGCAAGCAGAGCTGGTCGATATGCAGCAGTGGGTTGTAGAAACAGGCGCCCGCGTTGTCATTATCATGGAAGGTCGCGATGCTGCAGGAAAAGGCTCTGCGATTAAGCGAATTACGCAGTACCTCAACCCAAGAACATGCCGCATCGAAGCACTGCCGGCACCCAACTCGCGGGAACAAGGCCAGTGGTACTTCCAGAGGTACGTCGAAAAGCTGCCCACCGCAGGCGAGATCGTGATCTTCGACCGTTCGTGGTACAACCGTGCCGGTGTAGAACGCGTGATGGGTTTTTGTACCTCGCAAGAGTATCGACGGTTCCTCCACCAAGCACCAATTTTTGAGCGCCTCCTAGTCGAAGACGGCATCATGCTGCGCAAATACTGGTTCTCAGTCTCCGACGAAGAGCAAATTGCCCGCTTTAAGTCGCGCCGTAATGATCCACTGCGTCGCTGGAAGCTTTCGCCCATGGACCTGCAGTCGATTACTCGTTGGGAGGACTATTCTCGTGCCAAAGACGAGATGTTTGTACACACAGACATCCCCTCAGCGCCCTGGTACACCGTTGAATCTGAGGATAAAAAGCGTTCGCGCATTAACGTGATTAGCCATTTGCTTTCGACAATCCCTTACGAGAAGATCGATCGTCCGCTGCCCGACATCCCAGAGCGTCCCGCCCAAGACAAAGACTACGAGCGGCCACCACGTTCTGATTTCCGCTATGTCCCCGATGTAGCTGCCGCGTTTGAAAAAGATGCCGGATCGGGCAAAAAGAAAAAGGCCTCAAAGTCAAAGAAGAACAAAAGTAACTCATTGCACTCCTAA
- a CDS encoding nicotinamide mononucleotide transporter family protein: MNILNQLLNATLYIGGIPILWREIIGNLFGLASAYGGMKRVVWAWPVGIIGNLLLFTVFLGGVFHTPQDLDLYGQAGRQIMFLVVSTYGWWKWSQARKTGLKECQDLDPSRSIVSEPAEELSAVQPRWATRRERFGLIAFAIIGTLVFAWIFQALGSWGPWADAWIFTGSMLATYGMARGWTEFWLIWIGVDIVGVPLLLMAGYYPSAVLYMVYGAFVLWGFFVWLRIQHPRGETTR; encoded by the coding sequence GTGAATATTCTTAATCAACTCCTTAACGCCACCCTCTATATCGGAGGAATTCCAATCCTGTGGCGAGAAATCATCGGCAACCTCTTCGGCCTCGCATCCGCATACGGCGGAATGAAGCGAGTGGTCTGGGCATGGCCTGTCGGAATCATCGGCAACCTCCTGCTCTTTACTGTCTTCCTCGGAGGGGTTTTCCACACCCCACAAGACCTCGACCTCTACGGCCAAGCTGGTCGCCAAATTATGTTCCTCGTCGTGAGCACTTATGGATGGTGGAAATGGTCTCAGGCACGCAAAACGGGGCTGAAAGAATGCCAAGACCTGGACCCTTCACGTTCCATCGTCAGCGAACCAGCCGAAGAACTAAGCGCCGTCCAGCCACGCTGGGCAACCCGTCGTGAACGCTTCGGACTCATTGCCTTCGCAATCATAGGCACCCTCGTATTCGCTTGGATCTTCCAAGCACTCGGTTCATGGGGCCCATGGGCTGACGCCTGGATCTTCACCGGCTCCATGCTGGCTACCTACGGAATGGCACGTGGCTGGACTGAATTCTGGCTCATTTGGATCGGTGTCGACATCGTGGGAGTCCCCCTCCTACTCATGGCCGGCTACTATCCTTCCGCAGTGCTGTACATGGTCTACGGTGCGTTTGTGCTGTGGGGATTTTTTGTGTGGTTGCGCATCCAACACCCCCGTGGGGAAACTACGCGCTAA
- a CDS encoding HAD family hydrolase, whose translation MTPRIIVTDMDGTLLNSEHEIPARFWPLLDEMHEHGIVFAPASGRQLYTLLDQFAQAGKHLSVIAENGTVVYHEGEIISVTTIDPEVAHRVIRTMAESDLDWGVVVCRVDGAFIARGDVEFLTETVRYYAKLDVVDDLHSVVNDQVIKLAIYSFPDAETVAAPALTESVGDHTLVISGAHWIDIMSPHANKGVALQQLADNLGVHIEHTAAFGDYLNDYELLQTAGTAYAMSNAHPDIKEIADHIVGSNDEEAVLTTIRSLLTEAK comes from the coding sequence ATGACTCCACGCATCATTGTCACAGATATGGACGGCACTTTGCTTAATAGCGAGCACGAAATACCGGCCCGCTTTTGGCCGCTTCTCGACGAGATGCATGAGCACGGAATCGTGTTCGCACCAGCCAGCGGCCGCCAGCTCTACACCTTGTTAGATCAGTTTGCACAGGCCGGAAAGCATTTAAGTGTCATCGCAGAAAATGGCACGGTGGTCTACCATGAGGGCGAGATCATCTCTGTGACCACCATCGACCCCGAGGTTGCGCATCGCGTCATTCGTACCATGGCGGAGAGCGATCTCGACTGGGGAGTCGTTGTTTGCCGTGTCGACGGTGCCTTCATTGCGCGTGGCGACGTCGAGTTCCTCACCGAAACCGTGCGCTACTACGCAAAACTTGATGTGGTTGACGACCTCCACAGCGTTGTCAACGATCAGGTCATCAAACTCGCTATCTATTCCTTCCCCGATGCTGAGACAGTTGCAGCCCCTGCACTCACCGAAAGCGTGGGTGACCATACCCTCGTCATCTCCGGCGCGCATTGGATCGACATCATGAGTCCCCACGCGAACAAAGGTGTCGCACTCCAACAACTAGCAGACAACCTCGGAGTTCACATTGAGCACACCGCCGCCTTCGGCGACTACCTCAACGACTACGAACTGCTCCAAACCGCTGGAACCGCCTATGCCATGTCCAACGCACACCCGGATATTAAAGAGATCGCCGATCACATCGTCGGTTCCAACGATGAAGAAGCAGTACTAACAACAATCCGCAGCCTCCTAACCGAAGCCAAGTAA
- a CDS encoding enoyl-CoA hydratase/isomerase family protein — protein sequence MNNKTSAAPVRAYVENSTGVLELNRPQALNSLTHEMVNIIDQALDQWWDDDAVHRVLVYSNSPKAFCAGGDVRAAREAVLAGRGGAADQFFVDEYDMNNNISEFPKPYISLIDGFVMGGGLGLSAHGSHRVISEKASAAMPEMAIGFTPDVGMAYMFQRMTNATGSPSHALATFLVTTGWRMTAADMIWSGLATDVVPSADHDLFRETVYAESLDEALERYSVDTVGDSELATLLPHIEKTFGFPTWAQIDQALAHYPDREFVNTVTELLSTANPESLVAAIELMVASARSTTLREELDHEVVLGEYIRSRPNFAEGVRAVLVDKDRDANFEPATTGEVDVTAVRKLLKN from the coding sequence ATGAATAACAAAACCTCAGCAGCGCCAGTACGCGCCTACGTAGAAAACTCCACAGGAGTGTTAGAACTTAACCGCCCCCAAGCACTCAACTCGCTGACCCACGAGATGGTCAACATCATTGATCAAGCCCTCGATCAATGGTGGGACGACGACGCAGTACACCGAGTGCTTGTTTATTCCAATTCGCCCAAAGCCTTTTGTGCAGGTGGCGACGTCCGCGCAGCTCGCGAAGCAGTCCTAGCCGGCCGCGGTGGAGCGGCAGACCAATTCTTCGTTGACGAATACGACATGAATAACAACATCTCCGAATTTCCCAAACCCTACATTTCGCTTATCGACGGCTTCGTCATGGGTGGTGGCCTCGGATTATCTGCCCACGGCTCCCACCGTGTGATCAGCGAAAAAGCTAGCGCTGCCATGCCCGAAATGGCGATCGGATTCACCCCCGATGTAGGTATGGCCTACATGTTCCAACGAATGACCAACGCAACGGGAAGCCCCTCCCACGCACTCGCCACCTTCCTTGTGACCACCGGATGGCGTATGACCGCCGCCGACATGATCTGGTCTGGACTAGCAACCGATGTAGTCCCCAGCGCTGACCACGACCTCTTCCGCGAAACTGTCTACGCAGAATCCCTTGATGAAGCACTCGAACGCTACAGTGTGGACACCGTTGGTGACAGTGAACTCGCAACACTGCTACCACACATCGAAAAAACCTTCGGTTTCCCCACGTGGGCACAAATCGACCAAGCACTCGCACATTACCCAGACCGTGAGTTCGTCAACACCGTAACTGAGCTCCTTAGCACCGCCAACCCAGAATCTCTCGTCGCAGCGATAGAACTCATGGTTGCCTCTGCACGCAGTACCACTTTGCGTGAAGAACTTGACCACGAAGTCGTACTCGGGGAGTACATCCGCAGCCGACCCAACTTCGCTGAAGGAGTGCGTGCAGTCCTCGTAGACAAAGACCGCGACGCCAACTTCGAACCAGCAACCACTGGGGAAGTCGACGTCACGGCCGTGAGAAAGCTTCTCAAGAACTAG
- a CDS encoding DUF6882 domain-containing protein codes for MLLPEPTTLRHVLIDGTIPQVATDEALIKDFGRPYEYAFNRTPQGYQVRWNTPKGVYTLDAVVAAHIDPDDQWYWHQQFAFAIPELDEGPHQSSEELLTAARTLNGNGPAYLVPTEDGHTDVIVATPSFPQLPMAHALTLGLGQARNNNLTDDEIRRAIIAFAAQNDYSVAEDGLILCVRSDKGEQAHVDIARLKVRDLQSTTPQLRLADVLSDATFVAAEHQLLLNGRFPDAHATTNDDCSVVMLTTPAGQTLRARALLIATLRGETLQWSWADPTVCDLPGAKAALGVKNFAIDNGLGTLLSQADAATALSQRLYDAAKPVSRFWTDVRVPLSDGSTAIMLIDAPELRLPPPSHAAVLATLHEPVPHGRDIRRALSYYGAFRRITIDDVDYRTVRVHAPSAPIQVSMDACGGVCSIV; via the coding sequence GTGCTGCTGCCTGAACCAACAACGCTACGCCACGTGCTTATCGACGGCACCATCCCACAAGTTGCCACCGACGAAGCCCTAATCAAAGACTTTGGCCGCCCCTACGAATACGCCTTCAACCGGACACCGCAGGGATACCAAGTCCGATGGAACACCCCCAAAGGGGTCTACACCCTCGATGCCGTAGTAGCAGCACATATTGATCCCGACGACCAGTGGTACTGGCATCAGCAATTCGCCTTCGCTATCCCCGAGCTAGACGAAGGCCCCCATCAAAGTAGCGAAGAGCTACTCACCGCAGCCCGCACATTAAACGGTAATGGGCCCGCCTACTTGGTACCCACTGAGGACGGTCACACAGACGTCATCGTGGCGACTCCGTCTTTTCCTCAGCTCCCCATGGCCCACGCCCTGACACTGGGATTAGGGCAGGCCCGCAATAACAACCTCACTGACGACGAAATCCGGCGAGCGATCATTGCGTTTGCCGCTCAAAACGATTATTCAGTCGCAGAAGACGGCCTCATTCTCTGCGTTCGTTCAGACAAGGGTGAACAGGCGCACGTTGATATTGCCCGACTCAAAGTCCGCGATCTGCAATCCACAACCCCCCAATTGCGCTTGGCCGATGTGTTATCGGACGCTACCTTTGTCGCCGCTGAACACCAGCTCCTCCTCAACGGCCGATTCCCCGACGCCCATGCCACAACAAACGACGACTGCTCCGTGGTTATGCTCACTACCCCAGCAGGACAAACCCTGCGAGCGCGAGCATTGCTCATAGCTACCCTCCGTGGGGAAACTCTGCAGTGGTCGTGGGCAGATCCGACCGTATGCGATCTCCCCGGCGCGAAAGCGGCGCTAGGAGTAAAGAATTTTGCCATCGATAACGGCCTCGGCACATTGCTGAGCCAGGCAGATGCGGCAACAGCGCTTTCCCAGCGGCTCTATGATGCCGCCAAGCCTGTGTCGCGCTTTTGGACTGATGTCCGCGTACCGCTCAGTGACGGCAGTACCGCGATTATGCTCATTGACGCCCCCGAGTTGCGCTTGCCGCCACCGTCTCATGCGGCAGTGTTAGCAACCTTGCATGAGCCGGTTCCTCACGGAAGGGATATCCGACGCGCGCTTTCCTATTATGGTGCATTCCGTCGTATCACCATCGACGATGTGGATTATCGTACGGTGCGCGTACATGCGCCGTCGGCACCTATTCAGGTGTCGATGGACGCATGTGGCGGGGTGTGCAGCATCGTCTAG
- a CDS encoding TetR/AcrR family transcriptional regulator: MTMASLRETKKIATKKALAHAAASLVVEAGLDAATVSAIAQRAGVSQRTFHNYFNSREEALVTFTFECIVALVDDMALLPDDWSLYRKTEAVVLKHLEKDEADPVSLYSISTLSEHLHAHATQAELAMMNENRHHINELVSKIFPDLDPFTLRVQLAISSAVASTALKAYFEQHGVNNFTNPEAAKKLVTTAFDQLRTMYV, encoded by the coding sequence ATGACTATGGCGAGCTTAAGAGAAACAAAAAAGATCGCAACCAAAAAAGCCCTTGCCCATGCCGCCGCTTCCCTTGTCGTTGAAGCAGGCCTCGACGCTGCGACCGTATCCGCCATCGCCCAACGCGCTGGAGTTTCTCAACGCACCTTCCACAACTATTTCAACTCCCGTGAGGAAGCGCTGGTCACATTCACTTTCGAATGCATTGTCGCACTCGTCGACGACATGGCGCTTCTCCCCGACGATTGGTCGCTGTACCGCAAGACCGAAGCGGTGGTGCTCAAGCACCTGGAAAAAGATGAAGCAGACCCCGTGTCGCTCTATTCAATTTCTACACTCAGCGAACACCTGCATGCGCATGCGACTCAAGCTGAGCTGGCGATGATGAACGAGAATCGACACCACATCAATGAGCTTGTGTCAAAGATTTTCCCAGATCTTGATCCGTTTACGCTTCGAGTACAACTGGCTATCTCCAGTGCAGTCGCTTCTACCGCGTTGAAGGCTTATTTTGAGCAGCATGGCGTGAATAACTTCACAAATCCAGAGGCGGCGAAAAAACTAGTCACCACAGCCTTTGACCAACTGCGTACGATGTACGTTTAA